In Microvenator marinus, one genomic interval encodes:
- a CDS encoding ABC transporter ATP-binding protein: protein MHLIPNSGNSHMSEYLLEIKDLKTHFFTDDGVLPSVDGVSYAIKKGETLGVVGESGSGKSVTSLSILRLIPSPPGKIVGGEILFEGRDITKFSEEEMRQLRGNDISMIFQEPMTSLNPVFTVGDQIVEAILLHQDVEYPEAREMAINMLERVGIPSPRQRIDEYPHQMSGGMKQRVMIAMALACRPKLLIADEPTTALDVTIQAQILELLNELKDEFGMSILFITHDLGVVAETCDQVAVMYAGKIVEYGNVETIFENPAHPYTHGLFHSLPSFESSTIQRKRLYVIPGMVPRPQDFPTGCRFRTRCPFATEKCSTQPPTEEIEPGHLVACWFADDVQSGKLKEEI from the coding sequence ATGCACTTGATCCCAAACTCAGGAAATAGCCATATGTCCGAGTATTTGCTCGAAATCAAAGACCTGAAAACTCACTTCTTCACTGATGATGGCGTATTGCCATCCGTTGATGGTGTTTCGTACGCCATCAAGAAGGGAGAAACACTCGGTGTGGTGGGCGAGTCCGGCTCTGGAAAGTCGGTGACCTCGTTGAGCATTCTGAGATTGATTCCAAGCCCTCCGGGCAAAATCGTGGGCGGCGAGATTCTTTTCGAAGGAAGAGATATCACCAAGTTCTCTGAAGAGGAGATGCGCCAGCTTCGTGGAAATGACATTTCCATGATTTTCCAGGAGCCGATGACGAGCCTCAATCCCGTCTTTACGGTCGGTGACCAGATCGTTGAGGCTATCCTTCTGCATCAAGACGTGGAGTATCCGGAAGCGCGCGAGATGGCGATCAATATGCTCGAGCGCGTGGGAATCCCATCTCCTCGCCAGAGGATCGACGAATACCCGCACCAGATGTCGGGCGGTATGAAGCAGCGTGTCATGATCGCTATGGCCCTTGCGTGCCGACCAAAACTCTTGATTGCAGACGAGCCCACGACGGCGCTCGACGTGACCATTCAGGCGCAGATCCTCGAGCTTCTAAACGAACTCAAAGATGAGTTTGGGATGTCGATTCTCTTCATCACCCACGACCTTGGGGTCGTTGCGGAGACGTGCGATCAGGTTGCGGTGATGTACGCGGGCAAGATTGTCGAATATGGAAACGTCGAGACGATCTTCGAAAACCCGGCCCATCCGTACACACACGGACTTTTCCACTCGCTGCCGAGCTTCGAGTCTTCGACCATCCAGAGAAAGAGACTCTACGTGATCCCTGGCATGGTGCCGCGTCCTCAAGACTTTCCAACGGGCTGCCGGTTTCGGACACGTTGTCCATTCGCAACAGAGAAGTGTTCGACGCAGCCTCCCACGGAAGAGATCGAGCCGGGCCATCTGGTTGCTTGTTGGTTCGCTGACGATGTGCAGAGCGGAAAGCTCAAGGAAGAAATATGA
- a CDS encoding ABC transporter permease has protein sequence MSEEQAIEEIRQKADQEFKTYGEIVWTQFKKYPLSFYSMYGVLVLFVVATFAPMMALNVPFMISIPSGVGPAHLEGLHFPWFASLFDQNFFENGLDIFFNTLLFTCPLSLVAWFGIKKTRKFANRRVYAAFRTKFVLWATLINTVVFVAAYFLDYRQPYVDYLGLAELEGVSSIFPPLKYSYRDVDVMAVVADPSWKHWLGTDREGRDVFTRILYGTRISLTIGVVAVGIYTAIGVILGGLAGYFGKWVDLAVLRLIEVMICFPTFFLILTLRGFIDDPSIFHIMLIIGITGWTGIARLVRAEFLRLKKQDFVQAAIALGLTQRRIIFRHVMPNALGPVFVAATFGVAGAILIEASLSFLGLGPATAPSWGQILTAGRETNRMVLTLAPGFAIFVTVMLLNLVGEGARDALDPKLRK, from the coding sequence ATGAGTGAAGAACAAGCTATCGAAGAGATTCGCCAGAAAGCGGACCAAGAGTTTAAGACTTATGGGGAAATCGTCTGGACACAGTTCAAGAAGTACCCGCTGAGCTTTTACAGCATGTACGGCGTCTTGGTGCTCTTTGTGGTCGCGACTTTTGCACCCATGATGGCGCTCAACGTGCCATTCATGATTTCGATTCCAAGCGGCGTTGGGCCAGCTCACCTCGAGGGGCTTCATTTCCCCTGGTTTGCCTCGCTCTTTGACCAGAACTTCTTTGAGAATGGTCTGGACATCTTCTTCAACACCCTACTCTTCACGTGCCCACTTTCGCTCGTGGCGTGGTTCGGGATCAAGAAGACTCGAAAGTTCGCGAATCGCAGGGTCTACGCAGCGTTCAGAACGAAGTTCGTTCTCTGGGCCACGCTCATCAACACGGTCGTCTTCGTAGCTGCCTATTTCCTCGATTATCGCCAACCCTACGTCGACTATCTTGGACTCGCCGAGCTCGAAGGTGTGAGCTCAATTTTCCCTCCGCTCAAGTACTCTTACCGTGACGTGGACGTCATGGCCGTAGTCGCGGATCCCAGCTGGAAGCACTGGTTAGGCACAGATCGCGAGGGCCGCGACGTGTTCACACGTATTCTCTACGGTACACGTATCTCGCTAACTATCGGTGTCGTCGCCGTGGGCATCTACACTGCTATCGGGGTCATTCTAGGCGGCCTCGCAGGTTATTTTGGAAAATGGGTCGACCTCGCGGTTTTGAGGCTGATCGAGGTCATGATTTGTTTCCCAACCTTCTTCTTGATTCTTACGCTGCGTGGCTTCATTGATGACCCGAGCATCTTCCACATCATGCTCATTATTGGAATCACGGGTTGGACAGGCATCGCGCGCCTGGTTCGTGCCGAATTCCTCCGTCTAAAGAAGCAAGACTTCGTACAGGCGGCTATCGCGCTCGGGCTCACGCAGAGACGCATTATCTTCCGCCACGTCATGCCCAACGCCCTTGGACCCGTATTCGTTGCGGCCACGTTTGGCGTAGCTGGAGCGATTCTCATCGAGGCTTCTTTGAGCTTCCTCGGGCTCGGTCCCGCCACGGCACCAAGTTGGGGTCAAATCCTTACCGCAGGTCGAGAGACGAACCGAATGGTTCTCACCCTCGCTCCGGGTTTTGCGATTTTCGTCACCGTCATGCTTCTGAACCTTGTGGGCGAAGGTGCACGTGATGCACTTGATCCCAAACTCAGGAAATAG
- a CDS encoding ABC transporter permease, translated as MTTYIIKRILLMFPTLFAIAVIIFVVLNFAPGQPGGQAQSSDGAQDARSAEGRESYRIFKEQFNFDKPVMFNTRFSLTVNDVNQELEALADFNRPVCGEGAPEGCIEASVRPSSAEIIKAQDVVEDWGLYIVPQLIDIANNHERLDVRLQATNRLSTNAKQRLINEYGRKQTDEERAYNKRINSENEMISQWSSSAASKEELDAFLKETWNPWFEENKARWEWSFTDKTKIFFIDTRFAKYWGNLMRFDFGVSHVDKRPVLEKIMERLPYTLVLNLVSIIIAYILSIPLGIWSAYRQNTNADRVLTGVLFALYSLPSFFVGVLLLQTFADGDPFGWFPTGGFAGRLPDWYGPRPGIASTDDMTVLEYTASMTYHLMLPAFCLTYGSIASLSRYARTGILDTIRADFIRTARAKGLSETMVVIKHAVRNGMIPVLTLLGTMLPALIGGSVVIEYVFNIPGMGLFMFESIFARDYNAIMGVLLISTVLTLVGLLLSDISYAVVDPRISFD; from the coding sequence ATGACCACGTATATCATCAAACGCATCCTCCTGATGTTTCCCACGCTCTTTGCGATCGCGGTAATCATCTTTGTGGTGCTGAATTTCGCGCCTGGACAGCCTGGCGGACAAGCTCAGAGCTCCGACGGTGCTCAGGATGCGCGTTCGGCCGAGGGTCGCGAGAGCTACAGAATCTTCAAAGAGCAGTTCAACTTCGACAAACCGGTGATGTTCAACACACGGTTTAGTCTGACCGTTAACGATGTGAATCAAGAGCTCGAGGCTCTCGCAGACTTCAACCGCCCGGTGTGTGGAGAAGGCGCTCCTGAAGGCTGTATTGAAGCGAGTGTCAGACCGTCTTCTGCCGAGATTATCAAGGCTCAGGATGTTGTCGAAGATTGGGGACTCTATATCGTTCCCCAGCTCATCGACATCGCGAACAACCACGAAAGGCTTGATGTGCGCTTACAAGCCACAAATCGGCTCTCCACAAATGCTAAACAACGACTCATCAACGAATACGGCCGAAAGCAAACCGACGAGGAGCGCGCCTACAACAAGCGTATCAATTCCGAAAACGAAATGATTAGTCAGTGGTCTAGTTCGGCGGCCTCTAAAGAGGAATTGGACGCCTTCCTCAAGGAGACTTGGAATCCATGGTTTGAGGAGAACAAGGCGCGTTGGGAGTGGAGCTTTACCGACAAGACCAAAATCTTCTTCATCGATACTCGCTTCGCGAAGTATTGGGGCAACCTGATGCGCTTTGATTTCGGCGTAAGCCACGTGGACAAGCGCCCCGTCCTTGAGAAGATCATGGAGCGCCTTCCCTATACGTTGGTCCTCAATCTCGTCTCGATTATCATCGCGTATATTCTGAGTATTCCGCTCGGAATTTGGAGCGCCTACAGGCAAAACACCAACGCGGACAGGGTTCTCACGGGCGTTCTATTTGCCCTCTACAGCCTTCCGAGTTTCTTTGTCGGCGTCTTGTTGTTGCAAACCTTCGCCGATGGCGACCCGTTTGGTTGGTTCCCGACAGGCGGTTTCGCGGGTCGACTCCCAGACTGGTACGGCCCACGCCCTGGCATAGCATCAACCGACGACATGACCGTTCTGGAATACACCGCCAGCATGACCTATCACCTGATGCTGCCTGCGTTCTGTTTGACCTACGGAAGTATTGCTTCGCTTTCACGATACGCACGTACCGGAATCCTCGATACCATTCGCGCCGACTTCATCAGAACCGCTCGCGCAAAAGGCTTGAGCGAAACCATGGTGGTCATCAAGCACGCTGTGCGAAACGGCATGATTCCTGTGCTTACGCTCCTCGGCACCATGCTCCCCGCGCTTATCGGTGGCTCCGTGGTCATCGAATACGTATTCAATATCCCCGGGATGGGACTCTTCATGTTCGAGAGCATCTTCGCACGCGACTACAACGCGATCATGGGTGTCCTACTAATTTCCACCGTGTTGACCCTGGTTGGCTTGCTGCTCTCAGATATTAGCTACGCCGTCGTCGACCCACGAATCAGCTTCGATTGA
- a CDS encoding ABC transporter substrate-binding protein, translated as MPRTFKATLFLIGTLVVLSLLTILNLVQTNSAERAALELSKKVESLNASNEQILQKLNSGVALAGGTGGSSAGGSADNGKYADALNDPDNILEAAQDLKVPADAKFGGTLRNYLGDTPKGYNWLTENSVDVSNLQSLIHSAFARRDFSNPDRWVPDLAYKVTVSDDFLEYTIHLREGVYWHVPNVDFSDPKFAWLKEQRELTAEDAVFYFEMVKNPQVEAGALKNYYEDFESATVVDKYTFKVKWKQKTYNSMDFSIGVYPLPKWLYTKDETGEDLPAETLGLQFNNHWASKYALGTGPYRFVEAKASEHVILERNDKYFGTRYPIDRIEYSIVKDPEAAYLKIKADEIDVLPSLPPNHYKNDIRDAKDSAFTRGELNHRLVDVFAYYYIGWNANKPLFQDKRVRKAMTMALNRQGIIDNVFFGLGTVQTGPFYYKHPANDTSIKPIPFNLDEAKKLLEDAGWIDTDGDGIRDKVINGTKVNFDFNVVSYDRPEVRTYLSVFKEDLRKIGINMTQLAVDWPTMQKKMDEGDFDAFTGGWGLSWVIDPYQIWHSSQADVPKGSNRVGFRNKRADEIIEKLRVTFDEAERLKMFHEFHQLLHEEQPYTFFYSPRATAVWNPRVQNMIINQTRPQMYSLPWWIDPDYQK; from the coding sequence ATGCCTCGTACGTTTAAAGCTACACTTTTCCTGATCGGGACGCTCGTCGTCCTCTCGCTCTTGACCATTCTGAACCTTGTGCAAACCAATTCCGCAGAACGTGCGGCGCTGGAGCTCTCCAAGAAGGTCGAGTCGTTGAATGCCTCAAATGAGCAAATCCTGCAGAAACTCAATTCGGGCGTGGCGCTCGCTGGGGGAACGGGAGGCTCGTCGGCTGGTGGGTCTGCGGACAATGGAAAATACGCGGACGCGCTCAATGACCCGGACAATATCCTTGAGGCCGCTCAGGACCTGAAAGTGCCGGCGGACGCAAAGTTTGGGGGCACGCTTCGAAATTATCTCGGTGACACTCCAAAAGGCTACAACTGGTTGACCGAGAATTCGGTGGACGTGTCCAACCTTCAGAGCCTGATTCACTCGGCTTTTGCACGTCGTGACTTCTCCAACCCAGACCGTTGGGTTCCAGACCTCGCCTACAAAGTCACAGTTTCCGACGACTTTTTGGAGTACACGATCCATTTGCGAGAAGGGGTCTACTGGCACGTTCCAAATGTTGACTTCTCGGACCCGAAGTTTGCCTGGCTCAAAGAGCAGCGCGAGCTGACTGCAGAGGACGCAGTGTTCTATTTTGAGATGGTCAAAAACCCTCAAGTTGAGGCCGGCGCTCTCAAGAACTATTACGAGGACTTTGAGAGTGCGACTGTCGTCGACAAGTACACGTTCAAGGTTAAGTGGAAGCAAAAGACTTACAACTCGATGGACTTCTCGATTGGAGTCTACCCTCTTCCAAAATGGCTCTACACCAAAGACGAAACCGGCGAGGACCTTCCTGCTGAGACCCTTGGTCTGCAGTTCAACAATCACTGGGCGTCAAAGTATGCCCTGGGAACAGGCCCCTACCGTTTCGTTGAAGCCAAGGCTAGCGAACACGTGATTTTGGAGAGAAACGACAAGTACTTTGGAACGCGATACCCAATTGATCGAATTGAGTACTCCATCGTCAAAGACCCGGAAGCTGCATATCTTAAGATCAAGGCGGACGAGATCGACGTTTTGCCAAGCCTTCCGCCAAATCACTATAAGAACGATATTCGTGACGCCAAAGATTCGGCGTTCACTCGTGGCGAGCTCAATCACCGCCTAGTAGACGTCTTCGCCTACTACTACATCGGATGGAACGCGAATAAGCCGCTCTTCCAAGACAAACGAGTCAGAAAGGCGATGACCATGGCGCTCAACCGACAGGGAATCATCGACAACGTATTCTTCGGCTTGGGTACCGTTCAGACCGGTCCGTTCTATTACAAGCACCCAGCTAACGACACGAGCATCAAGCCTATCCCCTTCAATCTCGATGAAGCCAAGAAGCTTCTCGAAGACGCAGGTTGGATTGACACGGATGGTGACGGTATCCGCGACAAGGTCATCAACGGAACCAAAGTGAACTTCGACTTCAACGTCGTCTCTTACGACCGTCCAGAGGTCCGAACCTACCTCAGTGTTTTCAAGGAAGACTTGAGGAAGATCGGCATCAACATGACTCAGCTCGCGGTGGACTGGCCGACCATGCAGAAGAAGATGGATGAAGGAGACTTCGACGCATTCACGGGCGGCTGGGGCCTCTCATGGGTCATCGACCCTTACCAGATTTGGCACTCATCTCAGGCCGATGTGCCTAAGGGGTCAAACCGTGTCGGCTTCCGCAACAAAAGAGCAGACGAAATTATCGAGAAGTTGCGCGTGACATTCGACGAGGCAGAGCGCCTCAAGATGTTCCATGAGTTCCACCAGCTCCTTCACGAAGAGCAACCCTACACGTTCTTCTACTCGCCACGAGCCACTGCGGTTTGGAATCCACGTGTACAAAACATGATTATCAACCAGACCCGGCCTCAGATGTACTCGCTCCCTTGGTGGATCGATCCTGACTACCAAAAATAG
- the aspS gene encoding aspartate--tRNA ligase: MVSFLSEFKRSHFCGDLRAEHIGQEVILFGWVASSRDHGGVIFIDMRDKEGLVQVRFESDTEESYELANQLRSEWCIGIVGQVVSRGSNINDRLPTGEVEVIGKRLEVFSKSKTPPFQIRENTDANEMLRLEYRYLDLRREPLQRALRLRSKVNQATRTYLTQNLFEELETPYLTKSTPEGARDYLVPSRVNPGRFYALPQSPQIFKQLLMVSGFDRYFQIVRCFRDEDLRADRQPEFTQIDMEMSFVTTEDVMRICEGLMKSIFTCAGFEINPPFERISYDEAMRRFGVDAPDLRFGLELVDVTEIAGQSGFQVFEQTVSEGGIVRGIRIPGGSETFSRKMIDELEPFVGIYGAKGLAWAKVNSDGWSGGVSKFFDDEVRTKFETAFEAEPGDLLVMVAAKESVTCAALGNLRKKLGGDLGLIDKEAFRFCWVTDFPMFEYDEAEGRYYAMHHPFTSPRPDQVELLDTNPKEVKAQAYDLVLNGSEIGGGSIRIHQETVQNRVFELLGLSKEEARQKFGFLLDALTYGTPPHGGIAFGMDRLIMLLSRAESIRDVIAFPKTQRAADAMSDAPNLVDPAQLEELHIKVVGVFEEE; this comes from the coding sequence ATTGTGTCTTTCCTGAGTGAATTTAAACGATCGCATTTTTGTGGTGACCTTAGAGCTGAGCATATCGGTCAAGAGGTCATTCTTTTCGGCTGGGTCGCGAGCTCCCGAGACCACGGCGGCGTCATTTTCATTGATATGAGGGATAAAGAGGGCCTCGTGCAGGTCCGATTTGAATCCGACACAGAGGAATCTTACGAGCTAGCCAATCAACTCAGGTCCGAATGGTGCATCGGCATTGTTGGCCAGGTTGTAAGCCGTGGCTCTAACATCAACGATCGCCTCCCAACGGGAGAGGTTGAGGTCATCGGTAAGCGACTTGAAGTGTTTTCGAAGTCGAAAACACCTCCATTTCAGATCCGTGAAAACACGGACGCGAATGAAATGTTACGTTTGGAGTATCGATACCTTGACCTGAGGAGAGAGCCTCTTCAACGAGCTCTCCGCCTTCGAAGCAAGGTCAATCAAGCGACCCGCACTTATCTTACGCAGAACCTCTTTGAAGAGCTCGAGACCCCGTACTTGACCAAGTCCACGCCTGAAGGAGCGCGAGACTACCTCGTCCCTTCTCGCGTCAATCCAGGCCGGTTTTACGCGCTTCCTCAATCCCCGCAGATATTCAAGCAATTGCTCATGGTTTCGGGCTTTGACCGTTACTTCCAGATCGTGCGCTGTTTCCGCGACGAGGATTTGCGCGCGGATCGCCAGCCCGAATTCACGCAGATCGATATGGAGATGTCTTTTGTCACCACCGAAGACGTCATGCGGATTTGCGAAGGGTTGATGAAATCAATCTTCACCTGTGCTGGCTTTGAGATCAATCCGCCCTTTGAGCGCATCTCTTACGATGAGGCGATGCGTCGCTTCGGTGTCGACGCACCCGACCTTCGATTCGGCCTTGAACTCGTAGACGTCACAGAAATCGCTGGCCAGAGCGGATTCCAGGTGTTTGAACAAACTGTCAGCGAAGGCGGCATTGTTCGTGGAATCAGAATTCCGGGTGGGTCAGAGACGTTTAGCCGTAAAATGATCGACGAACTCGAACCGTTCGTAGGCATCTACGGTGCGAAAGGCCTTGCATGGGCAAAGGTCAATTCGGATGGTTGGTCCGGCGGCGTTTCCAAATTCTTCGACGACGAAGTTCGCACCAAGTTTGAGACTGCTTTTGAAGCTGAGCCTGGCGACCTCCTTGTGATGGTTGCCGCCAAGGAATCCGTCACCTGCGCGGCGCTCGGAAACCTGAGGAAGAAGCTCGGCGGCGACCTCGGACTCATCGACAAAGAAGCCTTCAGGTTTTGTTGGGTGACGGACTTCCCCATGTTCGAATACGACGAGGCCGAAGGCCGCTACTACGCGATGCACCACCCATTCACGAGTCCTCGTCCGGACCAAGTTGAGCTGCTCGATACCAATCCCAAGGAAGTTAAGGCGCAAGCCTACGACCTCGTTCTCAACGGCAGTGAGATTGGCGGTGGCTCAATTCGTATCCACCAGGAAACCGTGCAAAACCGCGTGTTCGAACTCCTTGGGCTTTCTAAGGAAGAGGCACGGCAGAAATTCGGCTTCTTGCTTGATGCCTTGACCTACGGCACGCCGCCGCACGGCGGAATTGCCTTCGGAATGGACCGACTCATCATGCTGCTTTCTCGCGCTGAGAGCATCCGTGACGTCATCGCATTCCCCAAAACACAGCGCGCGGCAGACGCCATGTCAGACGCACCAAACCTCGTTGACCCGGCGCAACTCGAAGAGCTTCACATTAAAGTTGTGGGCGTCTTTGAAGAGGAATGA